A genomic stretch from Solanum stenotomum isolate F172 chromosome 8, ASM1918654v1, whole genome shotgun sequence includes:
- the LOC125872763 gene encoding copper transporter 6-like, with protein sequence MNNDGHMHGMAMGPPPLSSSTIMNNATGGGGGMMMKNHHHMMHMTFFWGKNTEILFSGWPGYDNLGMYILALVVVFFMAIFVEFLSHSNYINKSNVDDHVTFGILQTTLYGLRIGLAYVVMLAVMSFNGGVFLVAIVGHSLGFMVFGSRVFKKSSSEKNLDLPPMSCSC encoded by the exons atgaaCAACGACGGCCACATGCATGGAATGGCTATGGGGCCGCCTCCACTATCATCGTCAACCATCATGAACAACGCCACTGGAGGAGGCGG CGGGATGATGATGAAGAACCACCATCACATGATGCATATGACATTTTTCTGGGGAAAGAATACTGAGATTCTCTTCTCAGGTTGGCCTGGATATGATAATTTGGGCATGTACATTTTGGCACTTGTTGTTGTCTTTTTCATGGCGATTTTCGTCGAATTTCTCTCTCATAGCAATTACATTAACAAGAGTAATGTTGATGATCATGTGACTTTTGGAATTCTTCAGACAACCTTGTATGGTTTGAGAATTGGTTTGGCTTATGTTGTTATGTTGGCTGTTATGTCTTTTAATGGTGGTGTTTTCTTGGTTGCTATTGTTGGACATtctttagggtttatggtttttGGAAGTAGGGTTTTTAAGAAATCGTCTAGTGAGAAGAACTTGGATCTTCCTCCTATGAGTTGTAGTTGTTGA